In Castor canadensis chromosome 6, mCasCan1.hap1v2, whole genome shotgun sequence, the genomic window CTCAATATTTTGTTCCTTCTCATCTTGAGTTCACTCTTCCCACTCTTTCACCCACCTGAGCATGAGTCCTAAGGCTCCTTTATCTTTTCCTCCTTGCTGAATGGTTTGTATCAGGAGGTCACTGCTCATTTCGCTTCTTTCCTCTAGACCCTCAGAGTCCACTGATGAAAGAGCTGGGTGAAGTATTTGAGACAGAAGCCTCCACACTGAATCTTCCCTCAGAGCCTGTTCTCCTGGAAGCACCTTTATCTTCTAAACTGGACTTGCCTCTAGATACTCCATTATCCCTTGAGGACCAGATGTCTCCTTGGAACCAGAATGAACTCCTCTCCAAACAAGTGTTTTCCAAGGAGGAAGCAAAACAGCCCACAGAAAACCTTTTGTCCAGCCAGAGCTCAGACAAGCCCTCCAGGGACTCTGAGACTCCCCAGTCTTCAGGTACAAAATATAAGGGCAAGATGTAAGGAAGAAAAACTAGGAGAAAGTCCTGGGACAATGTGCATAGATAATGTGAGAATAATAAACTGTAAGGCCTCAATTTTGAGTCCTTGCTGTAACACCTTCCCTATCCTAGGTTCTAAGCGCAACAGACGGAAACCAAACAGCAAGGTACTAGGGAGATCCCCTCTCACTATCCTGCAGGATGACAACTCCCCTGGGACCCTGACATCACGACAGGTAAAGGGAGAGAGGATGAAATTATTGCTATATAGCCAACCTATCCTTAGAGGAGGCCCTTTTACTTAGTTCTTCCCTCTCTGAGCAACACTCCTCAACTCATATACTGCCTTTTGCAGGGTAAGTGGCCTTCTCCTCTAAGTGAAAATGTTAGAGAACTGAAGGAAGGAGCCATTCTTGGAACTGGACGACTTCTGAAAACTGGAGGACGAGGATGGGAGCAAAGCCAGGATCATGACAAGGAAAATCAGCATTTTGCTTTGGTAGAGAGCTAGACCCTGAGTGGCACTTACAGCCTGGTGATATTCTGTGTCCTCACCCTTTCTTTCCCAGGTAGACTGAGGAACAgcttgttttctttgatttctcctAGACTACCAACTCTGGGACTTAGAGTTTTATTAGGCTTTCTTTGTGTCTTgtatatttcttatatattaaagaaagtgattttattttttacttatttatttttttggcggtactggggtttgaactcaggtcctagcgtttgctaggtaggtgctttaccacttgagctatgtccctagcCCTATaggaagtgatttttaaataatgctttaaaaagtGAGACCTAAAGCTGCACTAGATGTCAGGAGCAGCCTGGAGGGCTTGTGTCCCCTGGTGTCTCCCCACTGATACTCTCAGCCCCTTGTGCATACCTCCCTTAAATTGTGGTGTCCCCAGGGCTCTGTCCTTGGCCCTTCTCCCTTGTCCTCCCTAAATGTTTAGTTCTAGGACTTTAGCTATCCTTTATCTATATTCTGGTACCTTCCAGGTCTCTCTCTTAACCCTGACCATTATCCAGTTGCCCCACAAACACTGTGAAGTCAGTTTGTCTAAAACTGAATTTATGATTTTCCCTTAAAACGTATTCCTCACCCCCCGGTATTTCCTGTCCTTGTGAATAACATCATCTGCCCAGCTGCCCAAACTTAAACCTTGGCTATTGCATTGAATCCTTCCCTCTCAATATCCTATAACTTAACTTGGCAGTTGGTTACTAAATCCAATCCtggtgcctctttttttttttttttttttgcggtattggggtttgaactcggggcctacaccttgagccactttaccagtcctttttttgtgatgggtttttttgagatagggtctcatgaactatttgcccagggctggcttcaaaccgtgatcctcctaatctctacctcctgagtaggtaggattacaggagtgagccaccagtgcccagctctgtcTTTAATCTCTTCCCAGTCCTTTTCCCCTTGTCCtgtcacttgtgtgtgtgtggggcggggggggggggggggcggataAAAGCCAGGgcacatattaggcaagtgttgtaccactGAACCATACCCCTGGTCCCTGTCCTGTCACTATCTAGTTTCTTGCCACCTGCTTCCTAGTCTGTAGCCTGGCCTCCTTTTACCCTCACACATGAGCATATACACATGAGCTATGGCAGGCTGTAGGTGCTATACACCTTCTCCCTCCCTACCACCTGCTGAATTCACTTCTCCTGACCCAGTTCAGCTCAGCCTCCCCCATAAGGCTTGGTCTTCTGTCTTCACCCTTCTCCCTGCCCACAATTCACCCAGTACCCACCCTTTTATCACAGCATTTCTAAAACATTGTGATCCAGGTCTTTTGGAAACAGAAGGGAAGTGGAAGCCAATTATCACAGAGATACCAGGTTGCTATACTTTATTGTAGGtacttttagagaaaaaaaaaatgtagaaaaagaaagcatgaagGAAAAGGGGGGCCAGGAGCCTAATGGTGACAGCCATAGTCAAGAGGCTGAGCACCCTGGCTAGGTGTAGACAAAAGGTGGTGACTCTAGGGGAAAATTCCTAGGGGTTGGGGCTTCAGCCTGGAAGGCTGCTGGGCCTGCAAAGTACTGGTAGGGAGGGGGTGTTGGTTGTCTTTGCTGATTAGGGGAGACACCAAAAGAACTACGGGAAAGGGAGGCCATGGGAGGAGATGGGGTAGTTGTTTGCTCCCTGTGTCCCTGATGCTGCCTCCCAAAGGCACCCTCCCATATTCCCCACTGTCCTCGAAGGAGGAAGCTTAGTGGGAGTGGCCCCTGGGATACAGAAGAGAACCTAAGGAAGAAGGAGTACAAGGGGGCAGTTGAGTTTCTTCCTGGCCTTCCACCTTTCTCCCTCCAGCCTCCTCAGTTCCAGATTTTGAGGAAGCTGTCCCAGGAGCCAGTGGCCACAGCCATCCCATCAGCTGTGACCCCCAGGCAGCTGACCCTGTTGTCATGGCCAGAGAGGATGcctggggaagagggaaaggaattaGCCCATCTCCCTGTGCCCATTTGGAAAGTAGTGGGGGGAGTGGGAGAGGGCAAGTGGAGCACAATAACACTAGATTAGACAGGAACCCTAGATTGGAGAGATGGGACTCAGCCTCTGGAGGAAATTGGGGGTCTGAAAGATTAGTCCTAGAGAAGGGATTTCTCTTGAGGCCAATTTTTTTTGTCCAGAACTTGGGTTGGGAGTGGGGCAACAGCAGACAGGGAAAATTTGTGTCTGCTGTGAGAAaagctggggtgtgtgtgtgtgtgtgtgtgaatatgatcaaagtactttatatatatgtatgaaaatagaataatgaaacctgcttAAGTTGTTTTAAAGGGAGTGAGAAGGGatcagaaagaataatagaggagaTGGAacttgaccaaagtacattatatgtatgtatgagaaTAGTACAATTGCAcaattaaaatatgataatttttaaaaaagacaaaaaagaaaagccagggtCACCTTTGCCAGCACAGGGAAACAGGGAAGGGAAAACCCTTTCATCCAAGGCCTTTGTTTTCTAGATGAGGAAAGCCAGGTCCAGAGAAGTGGCTTATGCAAGGGAACTTAGAAAGTAATCCAACCAAATTAGGCCTGCCTCTGGAGCCTGTGCTTTCCTTCAGTGCCTGGCCTTCTCCAAGAGAAACCAAACTGTGCTTCAACTCCAAACCAGGCTGGTCCTAAACAAGACCCTAAGCTAGGGCCAGGACCCTCAGGGCCCTCCAGCTGTCCCTGGTTCTTAGGTGCACAGCTCCCTGAGGCTGCCCCTTCTGTACCTGGCCCTGAAACCTCAAGCACTCAGAGTAGACTGGACATTCAAGGTCCACAGGTCTGGGGATGACTGTGTAGAAACCACGACATTGGACGGAGAAGTGATGTTTAAAGCAACTTTTGTCTGTGGAACATGATCCTAGGTTAGGAAAAAAGAGGTGCTATTTCTAGGGGGATAGAGTTACCAAGTAACTAAAAAGGTTCCCATACAGGAAGCTGGTAGGAGGGGCATCtggagagggggaggaaggggagactgaggcagattCTTATCCACTTACCCACACGCTCACACTTCATGGAGTCCCAGACATTGCAGTTAAAGTCATCGTAGCCTGCAAAGAGCAGGCGGCCGCTGAGCGAGAAGGCCACAGACGTGATGCCACAGATGATGCTCTCATGGGAGTAGGCAGTTAGCTCCTGGTCTGCCCGCAGGTCAAACAGGCGACAGGAGGCATCATCTGAGCCTGTGCAGATGGCCTCCCCATTGGGGAAGAACTGAGGGTACAGGTAGGAAGGGGTTGGGGCTCAGACCTGAGGCAGCCCTGCCCTACAGTCTGCTGTCAGGCACCCTCCTGTGGCTCAGGACAAGCTGCTTCTCTCAGCCTCTCTGCCTGGCCCTTCCCTGGCCTGCAGTGAGAGGCAGCCAGCCCTGGTGTATCTGTTTACCACTGACATTTATCACAGCTAGCTTCGTGCCTAAGGATCTCCTATGCCCCTCACTCCAAGCACTGCAAGTAGGTATCATCGCCATGTTGCAGGCAAGAGCACCAAGCCTCTCCCAAGAAATTGCCCCAGTCTCCTATGACTGTACAAGTGGGCTGGGGTCCCACTGCATAACCTGAAACTCATCATGAGGAATAGCAGATACACTCAGTTGGAGGGACACTATAGAAAACTGGTGTATAATCTCCAAAAATGTCAATgtcagccaggtgcaggtggctcacgcctgtaatcctagctacttgggaggcagagatctggatgatcacggtttaaagccagccagggcaaacaattcatgagaccctatcttgaaaaaacccatcacaaaaacagggctggtagagtggctcaagtggtagagcacttgtttagcaagtgtgaggccctgagttcaaaacccagtattgcaaaaaaaaaaaaagaaaaaagtcaatgtcatggaagagagaaaagtagaaaaatggttccacagctaggcatggtgatgtgtgcctataaccctagcactTGAGAGAAATCATACTGTggggagctggaggagtggctcaaggggaagagcgcctgcctagcaagcatgaggtcctcagttcaagcccccataccaccaagaagaaaaaaatatcatacTGTAGCTATGTTACAGAAGGGcctttttgttattgctgttttttttttttttttcagtactggggtttgaactcagggcctacaccttgaatcactcaaccagcccttttttttgatgtttttttttttgagctagggtctcacaaactatttgcctgagctggctttgaaccacgatcctcctaatctctgcctccctgatagctaggattacaggtgtgagccaccggtgcctgcaGGCACAAGTATTCAAGGGACAAAGATGCATAATATCTGAACCAACTcaaaagacctgaaaaggggctggaggtgtagctctgGCAGACCACTTACCTAGCACAAGGAAGGTCCTGGTTTGGATCCATAGcaccacagggggaaaaaagtgtgtgtgtatgtgtgtgtccaagagagcaaaataaaacaaatgtggcAAAACGTTAACAGTAAATTTAAAGGACATGGGACTTCTTTTTGTTAGTATTGCAGCTGTTCTGTGAGGTGAAATTATTTCTAaccaaatgttaaaaagaaaaggcttAGGGGAGTGTAGGAGGGGGTGTGTTGTAGATGTGAGGTAGTCACAGAGGGGACACAGGGAGGGGTGCTCACACATATGGCGTTGATGTCCGACTCGTGGCCAGTGAAGGTCTGGCGGCAGGTCCCCTCCCGCACATCCCAGAGCTTAGCGCTAGCATCACAGGCCCCCGAAATGAAGAGTTTGTAGTCAGGAGACACAGCCAAGCTCATGCAGTCACCAGTGTGTCCCACAAACACCGTTTTCTGCTGCCCTGTCTCAATGTCCCACAAAGCACTGCCGGGAGGGAGAAAGGCTGTCACAGAGAAAGTCCACACATGTGGTTCAGGATGGCCTTCCAAGTCCCAGCACCTGCCGTATTCAGCCCTTACCACGTGGTGTCCCCCGAGCTGGTCACAATGTTGTTGTCGTCCAGGAAACGGCAGCAGGAAAGATAACCTGGAGGTGGTTAGGACAGTATCCTGCTGCAGAGCCACAACTCACCAGGGACCTAGACTTTCCTGAACCCCTCAGGATGGAAAGGGAGGGTCTCTCACCCACCTGTGTGAGCTGAGAGCTCCCGGCTGACCTTGACATTGCCCTCACGGGATTTGAGGCTATAGATGGAACACATATTGTCCAGACCCCCACATGCCACAAAGTTCCCTGATGGGGCATAGGCACAGGTCATGACCCAGGAGGAGCGCAGCGGGATGGCGTGTACCTACAGAGAGGGTAGATTTGGGGCAAGCAGAGCCTGAGCTGAGCTTCCAGGTGGGCAGGGCCAGAGCAGGGGGTAGGTATAGTAACCCCAGCAAGGATGTGGTTGTAGGAGATCAGGAGACAGAGCTGGTACCTTGTTGGTGGTGTAAGTATCCCACACGATCAGCTTTCCGTCTTGTGAGGCACTTACCAGCAGCCTGGGGAAAGGGCACCCCATGTCATCCACACCTCTCTTCCTTGCCTTCCCGTCCTCCTCCCCTCTGGTCCCTTCTCAAGCCTCACTTAGAGTCAGTGGCCCAGTGCATGGCATAGATTTTGGCCAGGTGACCCCTTAATGTCCGTCGTGTCCGCATCTGGACTCGTCCCACCACCTCTAGGCCAGACACCAGCTGCAGGGAAAGGGGTATTAGACGTCAGGCGTCTGCCACGGTCACTGATCTGTTCAAGTTCCTGCTGGTCACCAGCCTCTAGGGCAGGCCCCCCCAAACCGGAGTGACTTAGACTCCTACAGAATGCAGACTCTTCATGGCTAGTGGCATGTTAAATGGGATAGCTAAGTGGTTAGCAATCTTCTccagatgggggaagggggagtttCTTTGGGGTAAATACTCCCACCTTTATCAATTTCAAGCAACCCCTGTGAGGTCACTGAACAAGAACTTGGGATGAGACCCACACAGTTGACCTTCCCAAGTGGGTGGAAGCCTGCTTTCACACATCACTGCGGCATGACCAACTGTCACCATGACCTTGAACTGCACCTGCTGAATTTTGTCCTacaccccctcctttttttttttggcagtactagggattgaactcagagcctcccacttgcaggctagtgctctatcacttgagtcactctcccaGTCTCGTCTATGCCCCTGGAATGCCAGCCAGCCTTGGGCTGGTGCTCCAGAAACCACAGACTTGATTTGCTATTACTTGCTTTGTTATCTTGGGAAATTACAGAACCTCTCTCTGATCCCGTTTCCTCAAGATGTAAAATTATATCAAGTTAGGTACTTAAGCAACTTAGCCCAGTACCTGGCCCATGATGTTTACTATTACTACAAACAATAAGATCCTGTCAACTCTAAGAAACGCCAGTATTTTATGtgtcaccaagaaagaaaaagtactcCCAATCATAATCGTAAGTCATCACTTATGTTGGATGCACCTTGAGGTCAGAGATAtttaaacatgaagaaatgtgcaCCTTAGAATTGATGAAATACAATCTTAGAAAACTAAAATCTAGAAGGGTGTCATGATTTGCAAAGTCCTCTCACTACCTCTGTGCTCCAGGAGCAATTGTCGTCTCTCTTGTTTAATGGAACAGCGTCAGCATCCCAGCATTCAATACGGTGCCTGGCCCAGAGCAGCTCTCactaagtgtttgttgaatgaattcatGAATGTCTTTCCTCACTCTAAGCACACACTGTACTAAAGCATAGGCACCAGTGTGTTGCTGGTCAGAGAGTTCAAGTCCCCTCCCCTCACACGCTGCCTCAGGGAAACAGGTCTCACCTCTGCCAAAGTGGTATCAGCACAGGCTTTCCTGGCATCCTGTGGGGAAAGCAGACATCAGAGAGACCATGGGCAGGGTGGGGGTCGTGGGCCTCAGAGGCTGGTGGGCATGATGCTTTGGGGGTTGGGGAAAGGTTTGAAATGTGAGATCCAGATTCGGAAAATCTCTGGTTACTTATAGGTTACAGGTCTCATGCAAACATGAATCCAGCCCCTTCCCCTCAGGCCACATTCCCTTATGTCCTCAGTTCTGTTTTCTGGGGTCCCCAGTGGGAAGGTTCTGGAGTTACTGCAATCTGCTTCTTGAGCTGCTCCGCTTCCTGCCTCAATTGCTCCATCTCCCCCATGGTGGACAGGTCAAGGGGTAGCTCTGGTTCCTGCTGGAAACATGGGATAGGTATTGGGGAATCCTCCCAGGCCATGTTTCTGTTATTCACACTCTACCCCACTCCTGAGGGCTGGCACCTACTCTGGAAATGATGGGGGGCACCTGGACTCCTCCCCAACTAGGCCCTCCTGATCAGGTACATCCAGTCCAGTTCTGCCTGAGCCCTCCCTGCAGCCCTCAACCCCAGGGCAGAGCCGGGGCCAGCTCCCTCTTACTTGGGCTCTGGCTGGACCTCTCCCAGGTTTTCAGGCGCCTCTTCACTCTCTCAGCTGCGACTCCTGCCCGTCACCTGCCCCGCTTTGTTGCCAGAGgagctggcctggcctggccccgACTGGGAGGGGGGGGGCACTGACAGGGAAGGGTAAGGCCAGTGATGACAACGTCAGGCAAATGAAATCAGCTGgcagaggtggggggagaggacagggagggagggaggcggtTTCCAGAGACTTGGGCCTAGCCTGGAGGAAAAGTAGGAGCAGAGATTGGGCTAGTGATTGGAGCAGCCCCTCACAAACAGCCCTGAGCAGGGGGAATACAGGGGTGCCTCCCTGGTCAGTCTCTGCAGGCAGAGATAAGAGCATCAGGCCCCACGGATCAGAGCAAAGCTGTGAGGATTAAGGGTTGGGGTTTTGGAGGGGAGCAGAGCAACAGAAGCAGTCACAGCCCTGATGGCCCCCTGGGCCCTGGTCCCCACCTGTGGTCATGATCTTGGCAGTCAGAGCCTGCTCAGTAACCAGGATAGAAGCCAGGACATAAGGGTGATAGATGGCCCTATTGTCAATGCCCTAAACTGTGTTCCCTGGCTGAGGGTGGTGGGGGAAAAGGGCTGTGAATCTGGGAGGGTACAGACAGGAGCTGAGATTAGAAGGGACTGATCTGGATAATCCTTCTTCTCAACAAACCCTAACCAGCTGCCTCTGGGCCTGATCCTGCATGGGGGAGAGAGGTAGAGGGGATCCAGAGAGGCTGGACAGACCTGCCCCTGCTTTGGGCAGAGAAAGATGACAAAGGAAAGGTGACCCCAGCCCCAGCTTCCAGGCTGGGGTCAGGCCCCCTGCTTGATCCCATAACACAGGAGGCTCTGCTGGGGCTGTGAAAGCAGGATCCAGAAGGGTCAGGCTGGCCCTCTCAGGCAAGCTCAGGGAGGGAAGGCAGAGCTTAAGAGTTGAGGCCCAAGGAGcagctgtgggggtgggggtcttGGTTGATTTGCATGAGGGAGCAGGTGGCTGAGATTTCCCTGACAAATCACAGGTTCTCACGGCCCAACCTCTGGGAGGCCCAAAGACACCAGTCTCCTCCCAGGCTGGCCACAGTACCCCCATCTCCAGCCACCACAGAAACTGTGATACACCGCTGGGTCCTGGCTGAGAGTCTCTACATTCTTTATTGCACAGGCTGGGTGAGAGGATGAGGttctctctcctttattcccactGAAGCAGTCAGCCTCCCACCCTTGCCATTTCCTTTCATAGAGGCATGGTGTCCTCTGCCTGCCGTAAGGCTACGGGTCTGTGAGCTGGGGCCAGCCCAGTGAGCTCTAAGCTACATCTGTGCAGTGTTCTCTGAGTCCAGGCTCAATGGCCCTTGTCCTTTGTCCCCAAGATGGTGGTGTGCAGGGACAGAGAGCTTGCTGTTGTGTTCCTGATGTCACATCGGAGGTTCTTGTGAGTCGCTTCACAAGTCAAGTGGCCACATCCCCAAGGAGCTGGTTCAGCCACTCACAGCTCCTCTCTGACCCGAGGTGGCTTCCCAGCTTTGTCTTGGACTCGCTGAAACTTGCGGCTGGGGGGTTCTGGGGAAGGGTCCCTGCTAGGCatctcccctccttcttcctcctcgtcctcctcttcctcctcttctggcTCCTTCAGCAGCTCTTTGGCTTCTGTCCATTCCTGGGGGTAGAGGAGACTCTGGCCCTATCCCCTACAACCACCTTCCCTGGGCTGTCTCAGCTTCACCTCACCCACCAGTGAGTTTCCTCAGTGGCCACCTGCCCACCCCTGCTCCAATTTACCTGCTCCTTGTGCTCAGGTGCCCACGTGTGCCACAGTGCCAGGGCACAGCGCCGGCCCCGTGTCACAGCCCACACACCGTGAGGATTCTCCCCACCAGAGCTGAAGGCCACGAGGCGTCCACAGCGAGGACGGACCTGAGCCTGGGGAAAAGGGCAGGTTCAGTTCCCAGCATGGCCTCTCTCAAAGAACTTGACCCTCACTGTCCTGAGCAGGATGGGGCAGGGAGCAGTGAAGGCGAGCATTCTTGCCCATTAATTTCCACTCCTTAATTAAGGCACTGACTTGGGGCAAAGGAGAACTTAATCTCAACTTTGGGAGCAAAGGTGCCAGACTGAGGCTAGAGCCAAACGGGGCAGGGGTCTCCTGTTGGTTCTCTGTCCTGCTGCCCTGATCTTTTTTGTCTAACCCCTTGAGCCGGGGTATGAAGCAATCTGAAGGAACAAGAGCAGTACCAGGCTCTGCGTGGAAGGGCACAGGCCCTTGAGGCATTTCCACCCCATGAAAGGACTGGATTACAAGTGGCTACGAAGGAAGGAGGTGATtgggtaaaaattaaaaatcactgcCCCTCTCTGCTTACTCATTTGGTAGGCCCTGGTGTCTACCTAGAAATTTCCATGATCCAAGAATAAGGGGGTAAAATACCCAACATTTTATTAATTGCTTATTAATTCTAGACATTGGctcattcttttaggtatattatgtaaattaattttgtaggattttttttggtggtattgggggttgaactcagggcctcatgcttgctaggcaagcatgctaccacttgaggcacatcccCACCCTACCCCCGTCTTTGAGATAGCTTCCCTGTGTTGTCCAGGCAGCCTCCAACACCTGGGCTCCAGCAgtccttcctgcctcagactcctgagtagctCTGACTACAGGATCCACCACACACCTAGCTGTGTTCACTCTCCTTTAGAAAGTGAGGCAAACCCTGAAGGCAGGATCTAGTGTGGGGAGCGGTCATTTAAAGATTTAAGTCGGGGAAGCTCAATCTACCCCAGAGGGAAGAACCCTGAAGACAGCCCAGGGATCATGAAGGCTGAGAGGCGGGAAGAAAAGGGTTAAGGTGGCCCTAGCCATTTCCCTGCATTTGCCTCTGAGAAGCTTCTGTTTTGAATCTTGACTCCCCAGCTGGGCCCTCTGTCACCCCCACATACACACCTACCGTGACAGTGAGGGCATTTGGTTGCGTGAAGAACAAATCCCCACCCTGAAAGTCATCATTGAGGTAGAGGAGGCCACTGTGGAGGGAAGAGGACAGGAGGCAATGAGACCCCACCCAGGTCTTTGTGGTCTTTGTATGTCTGCCTGCCTGTCCCTGGAACAGCCACCCACCTATAGTCTCGATAGGTGTAGGCTGGGGGCTCCCGCCAGCACTCCCCAGTGTCAGGTTCCAGGATGCAGTTGTCTGCATGCACAGGATGACTCAGGTCCATGCGCTGCTCTTGCTCTCCTAGTACACAAAGAGGTCTGGTGAATGCCTCTGTGCCTTGCCCACACATCCCCTGCAGTCCCTGGGATCACAGTTGGCAAGAGAAGCCTGGTGTCACACCTGGGCAGGGCAGTCACGGTCTTTTCACGTCAAGACCAAATCTCACACAGGTTGGGGGTTCTGAGGTTGAGGAGGTGCGAGCAGGGGTCCCTGGTGGTTACCTTCTATGGCACTACGGCACACCAGGTGGGTGAAGGAAAGATGCAGGGGCCGCTCCGGAGAGAAGTAGGCCTGGGTCAAGGTCCGCACTCGCTCGCTCACCTCCAGGAGCAGCTTAGCACCCTGGCTGCCCACAGTCCCAGCCCTGGCCAGCTgaggcaggaaaggaaaaagacaatggAAGGTGGTCCCAGCCCCAGGAACCTGTCTCCACTGCTGTCTCCACTGCTCCACCTCAATCTCCAGGTGTGGAGTCTCAGCAATCTAGCTCTGCCCATCAGCTATGTCCCTCAGTCTGTGACAACACCCAAGGCCCCAGGTCTCAGAACACCAAGGACTCTGGTAATATCAGTCCCAGGAGAACTCCTCCACAGAAGTCCTGGCCCGGTGCCCAGCCTCCATCCACCCTCTTCTCCAGCTCTGATCATCAGACCAAGCCACAAGGGCCTTCTCTCACCTGCGCAGCCTTGAGTACTGTGAGCCCTTCAAAGTGTTCATGGGGGGTGTGAGGGGAGCGGCGACCACGATAGCCAGACCTGGCTCCAGCCCCAGCTGCATCCTAAACAGAGAGAGAGCGTTCACAGTGCAGTCACCTCAGCCCACCTCACTGCCCACGGGACTATGTGACCCCCCCTCCAGCCTTCGAAGGTGATTTCCCTTCCTGAGCTGCGGCCCTTTTCCAGAGAAAGTCCTGGTTGTCTGGACTATCACTCTCTGGGACAGGTCTGGTACCCCCTTAACAAGGGGACTATGTGCACAGAGCTCTGTAGCTTCCTACAGCCAAGGAAGGGCCTCGGAGAGGGTAAGGACACCATGAGAGGGGAGGCAGAGCTGCAGACTTGGGGTGGGAAGGG contains:
- the Cdca3 gene encoding cell division cycle-associated protein 3 isoform X1; the encoded protein is MGSAKSLPVTPARPPPHNKHLARVADPRSPSAGIQRTPIQVESSPQPGLPAGEQLDGPKQAQDSDPRSPTLGIARTPMKISCVDPQSPLMKELGEVFETEASTLNLPSEPVLLEAPLSSKLDLPLDTPLSLEDQMSPWNQNELLSKQVFSKEEAKQPTENLLSSQSSDKPSRDSETPQSSGSKRNRRKPNSKVLGRSPLTILQDDNSPGTLTSRQGKWPSPLSENVRELKEGAILGTGRLLKTGGRGWEQSQDHDKENQHFALVES
- the Gnb3 gene encoding guanine nucleotide-binding protein G(I)/G(S)/G(T) subunit beta-3 isoform X1; this encodes MAWEDSPIPIPCFQQEPELPLDLSTMGEMEQLRQEAEQLKKQIADARKACADTTLAELVSGLEVVGRVQMRTRRTLRGHLAKIYAMHWATDSKLLVSASQDGKLIVWDTYTTNKVHAIPLRSSWVMTCAYAPSGNFVACGGLDNMCSIYSLKSREGNVKVSRELSAHTGYLSCCRFLDDNNIVTSSGDTTCALWDIETGQQKTVFVGHTGDCMSLAVSPDYKLFISGACDASAKLWDVREGTCRQTFTGHESDINAICFFPNGEAICTGSDDASCRLFDLRADQELTAYSHESIICGITSVAFSLSGRLLFAGYDDFNCNVWDSMKCERVGILSGHDNRVSCLGVTADGMAVATGSWDSFLKIWN
- the Gnb3 gene encoding guanine nucleotide-binding protein G(I)/G(S)/G(T) subunit beta-3 isoform X2, whose amino-acid sequence is MGEMEQLRQEAEQLKKQIADARKACADTTLAELVSGLEVVGRVQMRTRRTLRGHLAKIYAMHWATDSKLLVSASQDGKLIVWDTYTTNKVHAIPLRSSWVMTCAYAPSGNFVACGGLDNMCSIYSLKSREGNVKVSRELSAHTGYLSCCRFLDDNNIVTSSGDTTCALWDIETGQQKTVFVGHTGDCMSLAVSPDYKLFISGACDASAKLWDVREGTCRQTFTGHESDINAICFFPNGEAICTGSDDASCRLFDLRADQELTAYSHESIICGITSVAFSLSGRLLFAGYDDFNCNVWDSMKCERVGILSGHDNRVSCLGVTADGMAVATGSWDSFLKIWN
- the Cdca3 gene encoding cell division cycle-associated protein 3 isoform X2, whose translation is MGSAKSLPVTPARPPPHNKHLARVADPRSPSAGIQRTPIQVESSPQPGLPAGEQLDGPKQAQDSDPRSPTLGIARTPMKISCVDTPLSLEDQMSPWNQNELLSKQVFSKEEAKQPTENLLSSQSSDKPSRDSETPQSSGSKRNRRKPNSKVLGRSPLTILQDDNSPGTLTSRQGKWPSPLSENVRELKEGAILGTGRLLKTGGRGWEQSQDHDKENQHFALVES